AAGCCGGAGACGCGGACGTCGCCCTCGTTGGGGCGCTCGTCACCATACATCAACTTGAGCAGGGTGGACTTGCCAGCGCCCGAGTGACCGGTGAGGAAGACGAACTCGCCGCGACCGACGTGAAAGGACACGTCCTCGAGGGCAGCACCGGTACCGTTGGGATACCGCTTGGAGACCTTGGTGAAGCGGATCACGATGGGAAGGTAATCAGAGGGCACCCTCCAGATCGGCAATCAGGTCGGCGGCATCTTCACAGCCGCACGAGAGACGCAGGAAGCCGTCGGGAATGCCGAGGGCCTCGCGCTCTTCCGGCGAGAGTGGCTTGTGGGACGTGAGTCGCGGTTCGGACACGAGTGACTCCACACCCGCGAGCGAGGGCGCGTGGGTGATGACCTGCAGGCGGGAGAGGAAGCGCTGCGCTCCCGCGGCTCCACCCGGCACCACGAGCCCCACCATGCCGCCGAAGCCGTCGAGCATTTTGCTGGCGAGCGCGTGGTCAGGATGCGATTTGAGCCCCGGGTAATGCACGGCACCGAACGCCTTGCTCTTCTCGGCCCATTCTGCAACGGCCATCGCGTTGTCGTTGGAGCGCCCGACCCGGAGGGCCATCGTCTTCATCCCGCGCTCGGTGAGCCAGGCCGCGTGTGGATCAATGCTCGGTCCCCAGGAGCGCATCAGCCGGGTGACTTCCTCGATCAGCGTTGCCTCACCGGCCACGGCGCCCGCGATGACATCGGTGTGGCCGTTGAGGTATTTCGTCGCGCTGGTGATCACGATATCGGCGCCGTGCTCGAGCGGCCGGAAATTGATCGGCGAGCAGAAGGTGGCATCCACGAGCAGCGCGAGGCCGTGCTGATGGGTCACCTTGGCGATCGCGGGGATATCGACGACGCGCATCAGCGGATTGGTCAGCGCCTCGACGAAGATCGCCCGGGTGTTCTTCTTGATCGCCTTGCGCCAGTCGCGCGGGTGATCGGGATCGACGTAGGTGATCGAGATCCCGTGGCGAATGAACTCGTTGTCGAAAAGCACCTGGGTCCCGCCATAGATCCAGCGCGACGCGAGCAGGTGGTCACCGGGGCGCAACACCGCGAGGTGCGCGAGGGCGGTGGCCGCCATTCCGCTGGCCAGGAAGATCGCGCGCTCGGCGCCCTCGAGCAGGGCGTACTTCTTCGCGAGCTCGACCTGGTTCGGATTGTTGCCATAGCGGGTGTAGAGCACTTCCTCGTCGCTCCCGACCGGGTTGCGGAAGGTGGTGCTCTGGTAGATCGGAGTCACTGCCGGGGCCCAGTCGGGTCCGCGATGCGGCCGGCCGTGAATCGCGATGGTAGAGAGGCCTGGGCGGCGGGGCGTCATGCGACGGCTCCGAGCTCGAAGGTGGCGTCGGGGTAGGCGAGCACACAGCGGTGACGCGCCAGGTCCTGCAGCGCCTCAAGCGCGCGGGCGGCGGGCCAGGCCAGCGAGTCGGCGACCGGGACCGCCTCAGTGCGCCCGAAGGAGAGCAGCGCCGCGAAGACGGCGTGGCCGTCATCGGTGACCGCGCCGAGCAGGCGGGGCAGCGTCGAGTCGGCGGCGACGATCACGACGGCGAGGCCGTGACAGTTGAGGGCGTGCTCGATGGCATCGGCGTGCTCACTGCTCACTCCGCGCAGCACGATGCGCGTGACCGGCAGGTGCTCGGCCGCGAGCAGCTTGGCGACGACTTCGTCGGCACAGGAGTAATCGAGAATGCGGACGGCCGAGAAGTCGAGTTCGGCGTCGAGACCTGGCGCGGCTTCGAGCGCACGGATCACGCGCTCACGAATAGCGGCCCCGGTGGGTCGGGTGACCAGGTCGTGGTAGGGCGTTGTCATCGTCTCACGCAGCAACAGGTCGAGCCGGATCACTGCGCTCATTCTGCCGCCTCCGGACCGGGAAGAAAGACGTTGACCTGCGAGCCGGGAAACCAGGCAAGGCCTTCGGTGCGAGGTGGTTCGTCGTCCCACGGCGGAACGATTGCCACGCGTGCAGTGCCGCTGCGAATCGAGATCTTCCCCTGCCACCGCGCAAGATAGCGCTTGGTGCTGAG
This portion of the Gemmatimonadota bacterium genome encodes:
- a CDS encoding aminotransferase class I/II-fold pyridoxal phosphate-dependent enzyme produces the protein MTPRRPGLSTIAIHGRPHRGPDWAPAVTPIYQSTTFRNPVGSDEEVLYTRYGNNPNQVELAKKYALLEGAERAIFLASGMAATALAHLAVLRPGDHLLASRWIYGGTQVLFDNEFIRHGISITYVDPDHPRDWRKAIKKNTRAIFVEALTNPLMRVVDIPAIAKVTHQHGLALLVDATFCSPINFRPLEHGADIVITSATKYLNGHTDVIAGAVAGEATLIEEVTRLMRSWGPSIDPHAAWLTERGMKTMALRVGRSNDNAMAVAEWAEKSKAFGAVHYPGLKSHPDHALASKMLDGFGGMVGLVVPGGAAGAQRFLSRLQVITHAPSLAGVESLVSEPRLTSHKPLSPEEREALGIPDGFLRLSCGCEDAADLIADLEGAL